A genomic window from Salvia miltiorrhiza cultivar Shanhuang (shh) chromosome 5, IMPLAD_Smil_shh, whole genome shotgun sequence includes:
- the LOC131025741 gene encoding zinc finger protein ZAT9-like, producing MMMMMQKLKKPRVEAKTRKLESQNTEVEVGCDDEVEVNSPKNLNKKSFRKDREAERNNRKFRCSMCKKAFQLYQALGGHRASHNKFKGCCAPQETEDSQSQLGENLMIMMKKSKEHECPICFKVILSAKLWAATRDHHHHHHCFPLLSFSLTSTTTKISTTAKQHNNSKM from the coding sequence atgatgatgatgatgcagaAGCTCAAGAAACCGAGAGTCGAGGCCAAGACGAGGAAGCTCGAATCACAAAACACAGAGGTTGAGGTTGGATGCGATGATGAGGTGGAAGTGAACTCGCCCAAGAACTTGAACAAGAAGAGTTTTAGGAAGGATAGAGAGGCAGAGAGAAACAACAGGAAATTCAGATGCTCAATGTGCAAGAAGGCGTTCCAGTTATACCAAGCTCTGGGAGGGCACAGGGCGAGCCACAATAAGTTCAAAGGCTGTTGCGCTCCCCAAGAAACAGAGGATTCACAAAGCCAGCTGGGTGAGAATCTGATGATAATGATGAAGAAAAGCAAAGAGCACGAGTGCCCGATTTGCTTCAAAGTTATCCTATCGGCCAAGCTCTGGGCGGCCACAAGagatcaccaccaccaccaccactgtTTTCCACTATTATCGTTTTCCCTCACCTCAACCACCACAAAAATCTCCACCACCGCCAAGCAACATAACAACAGTAAAATGTGA